The Vulpes lagopus strain Blue_001 chromosome 6, ASM1834538v1, whole genome shotgun sequence genome has a segment encoding these proteins:
- the NPC2 gene encoding NPC intracellular cholesterol transporter 2, translating into MRLLVAAFLLLALGASALAEPVHFKDCGSAVGVIKELNVNPCPTQPCKLHKGQSYSVNVTFTSNIPSQSSKAVVHGIVLGVAVPFPIPEADGCKSGINCPIQKDKTYSYLNKLPVKNEYPSIKLVVQWMLLGDNNQHLFCWEIPVQIEG; encoded by the exons ATGCGTCTCTTGGTGGCCGCGTTCCTGCTCCTGGCGCTCGGCGCCTCGGCCCTGGCGGAGCCGGTGCATTTCAAGGACTGCG gtTCTGCAGTTGGAGTTATAAAAGAACTGAATGTGAACCCATGCCCTACCCAGCCTTGCAAACTGCACAAAGGCCAATCTTACAGTGTCAATGTCACCTTCACCAGTA ataTTCCATCTCAAAGTAGCAAAGCCGTGGTGCATGGCATCGTGTTGGGCGTCGCAGTTCCCTTTCCCATTCCTGAGGCTGATGGTTGTAAGAGTGGAATCAACTGCCCCATCCAGAAAGATAAGACCTACAGCTACCTGAACAAACTGCCAGTGAAGAACGAATACCCCTCT aTAAAACTGGTGGTGCAGTGGATGCTTCTGGGCGACAACAACCAGCATCTCTTCTGCTGGGAAATCCCAGTTCAGATTGAAGGCTAG
- the ISCA2 gene encoding iron-sulfur cluster assembly 2 homolog, mitochondrial, which yields MAAVGGLSVTVAALRAVTPWARGRLLAASRGPQARRETSSSSPEAGEGQIHLTNSCVQRLLEITEGSEFLRLEVEGGGCSGFQYKFSLDTVINPDDRVFEQGGAKVVVDSDSFAFVKGAQVDFSQELIRSSFQVLNNPQAQQGCSCGSSFSIKL from the exons ATGGCGGCCGTCGGCGGGTTGTCTGTAACGGTGGCTGCGTTAAGGGCGGTCACTCCGTGGGCAAGGGGCAG GCTCCTCGCGGCCTCTCGCGGACCTCAGGCTCGTCGGGAAACGTCGTCCTCCAGCCCCGAGGCCGGCGAAGGGCAGATCCACCTCACTAACAGCTGCGTCCAG AGGCTTCTGGAAATCACCGAAGGGTCAGAATTCCTCAGGCTGGAAGTGGAGGGAGGTGGATGCTCCGGATTCCAATACAAATTTTCACTGGATACAGTTATCAACCCCGACGACAG GGTATTTGAACAGGGTGGGGCAAAAGTGGTGGTTGACTCTGATAGCTTCGCCTTCGTGAAAGGGGCCCAGGTGGACTTCAGCCAAGAACTGATCCGAAGCTCGTTTCAAGTGTTGAACAATCCTCAAGCACAGCAAGGCTGCTCCTGTGGATCATCCTTCTCTATCAAACTTTGA